Part of the Odontesthes bonariensis isolate fOdoBon6 chromosome 15, fOdoBon6.hap1, whole genome shotgun sequence genome, tttattttttatttctgttgtcACCATTAATTAAAACCGGCTGCCATACGCTGCCCTGTTACAACCTGTCCTTTGGCTTGGCTTCACTGgtgctgctttctgttttttgcCCAAACACGGTTATAAGCACTGAGTTGTTACAAGGAGACACCAAACAGTGAGAACCAGAAGCATGATCCGTGTCTGCAGTTACACTACTGATGGATGTAGCTTTGTGCGAGGGATGCCATACGGGATCTCTAACACAGATCTGGTTGTAAAGTTCCCCTTACTGTGACTATCTTCACTAAGATTGTGCCATCAACAGTATTCACTTCCGTTAGTTACCATGGTAATGGTGTTGTGCAATGAGAAAAACAGGACAGATTGTGTGTGAAGGATAGGATGGCATGTGATGAAGAATGTGTGAGATCCTTGTGGTCCCGGACACACCAGTGTACTCAGTTACTGACGCATGACTTTGAAATAAACTGTGGCGCTCATAAATTGAATTTCATGAAATCTCTCGTTTATTTATTGCAGTAACTACAAATGGTTTTAGTTTCGGCAAACATTTCATTTATGTGCTGCTCATCTTAGCAGATACAACCACGTGTTTCCATTTTGTGGACATTTCTTACAGTTTTCATTAACAACTAAACTACTTCTGAACTTTTTTATGGCGCACAAAGCACTTGAAATTGAAAAACAAGACATATTTTGCTTCATTTGCTGGCAGTTTTTCTTCCGTAACTTCAAAGTtatgtttttctcattttattCTAAGTTAAGTTGTGTATGTATGAGTACTCATTTTCTTGCATGTAGTAGATAGAAGTAAGGTAGCTCTTAGTTTGGGGAGGCAGAGGGTTTCGTGAGGAGCTATTTAAAACTAAAAGCTACTCAGAACAGAGACCACAGAAGAGAAAACGTTTCACCATCTACaacaactcaaacctcaaaGATTTCATTATGGTTTAAGCAAGATTGTTTTGTGGATTTTTACACTGCGTCACTCCTGGTTCAGACAAACTTTCaaagtttgagttgttttaggtGTTGAAGACATTTTTAAGTCAGTCTACAAAGTAAATTATGTCTGGGCATTACTGGAAAAACAAAGTAATTTCTAAGACTTTATGGCTAAAGTTGTTCATCAAAGAGTGACAAACATCCATGACATCCATGAAAATGGAATGAAATGCTCTTGgaattaaaattatttttcgtTGTCTCATGTTGGACTGTGAGAATGAAggatatagttttttttttaacttaaattgACAAGCTCCCCCTCTGCAGGACCTAGAAAATGCAACCCTGCCATGGTTACGTCTAGATTTTTCAAAATGCAAAATTAGGTAAATAAAATTATACCTAATTTTGAATTGGTTTACACATTTTACTGTTCTTGGTTTGGGGTTCCCATCCCTCTATGTATGCAAATATTCATTGAtgtagaacaaaaaaaacacaaattccaaAACTCCTACTTAAACAAAAGGCTGTCTTATCCTAAAGTGATCTTACCGACAATGTTTCAAAGTAAAGGATTCGAGTATCTGTCCCGTCATTGTCTGTGGCTGATGAGATTATTCCCCTAACAAGGAAGCACATTCAGGCCATTACGCTTCAGGTTGTCGGATGACTCTAGTGTTGTCGTATAAGCCCCTGAGTTATTATTAGCTGCTTCGGTACTCCTTTTTAAGGCAATATTTTGGGAATAAGGCCATTTACAGAACTGAGTGGGATCAAGGGTCAGAGAGAGGCTGCTGTATGGAGTCATCCCTTCACCTTATTAAAGGATAAATCAGACCTTACTTAAAACAGAATCTCTTTGCAGGGTGAGCTATGGAAactgttttctctgtgtgtatcttcctttgttggttttttttttttgactcatGCCCATCACCATGTCTGCAGTTAGTCACTTAGATAAATATAAATTCTAAAAATGTGGAAGTATTCAGAAAGTTAAGAACAGTTAAAGACTATGAGAAGGAATGATCACAATCATCTGCCAGAATCCAGCCAACATTTGTGAAGGGGTCATGAAATATCTATATGGATGTGGATatggatttatttttcaaaaacagaGTCATGCTATTCcactgaaactgaaactgaaactgaattGCAAAGGACACTTGTGACATTTCAAGCAACCCTGAACTCATCTACAGCAGAGACACACTATTCTTTCCTCTCTATGCATTATCTAATACTCTCTGCTTTTCCTTTATGGCATTTATCCTGCTTTATTCTGGTCCACAGATTTTAATCAATGCATAATTTTACCATCATGAAATAGTTTGAGGTTACACGTGGTTGAAAACACAGTTTCACTTTGTGTTTACAGCTAAATGATATATGCTCTTCCCTGAAAAGAAAATCTCTTTTGAAGATGGTCTTACTTCTCATACACTGTGAAATAACTTCTCAATTCTTACAAACAAAAAATGGGAACAGCAGCTTTCTGTCTCTAAATTAAATGTACCACAGAGTCTTTGATTTGCGCTTTAGACTCAGATATGCATCTGAGTGCAGGAATCTCGGGCAGGAGTCTCTTTGCATCAGCAGGTAAACATGTTTCTGAGCCTCGTCAAAGCAGGAAAGACTTGGTGTTTCCAACGACTTCTTGATTTTCTCCCGAACGTGATGATCTACATTGATCTGTAGGAAAAACAAATAAGAGAGTCAACATTTATACTGTAGAACGAGCTGGAATGCTTCCTACAATGTCACTTACTAAAGCCTATTGTAAATTAATTGTTGAAAGTATGTGCTGATGCCACAGCAGCAATGTCAGTGGAAAGCCATTCCGTGGCATTATCCTGGGCAACATACAAATCTTCACATCACTACTACAAAGAAAAAATTAaggaaaatatattttcaaggAAATGGATTTGTTGTCATCGCTGCCCAGGAAAGTCATTCCCACCTTGTTTTCTTAAAACCCATCTTTGTGTATCTGTAGCAAAGCCCCAAAAAACTGAGAGGACTATAGCCTCATTTCCACTATCCAGTCCAGTACGGggcggttcagaacggtacggtacgggtcgggtcgctttggggtcagcttgcgttcccactgtacaaagttGATCCTCatgggtgggcggagtgcgggCCGAAgtgtaaatagcaaataacagcaaataacaaataacatccataatttggaaccacctccaagcttcttcagcttaatacgacactggctcgcggtccggttgaaaccactctctgccatttttgcggcaatcagctgtaaaactttttggtttggcacagcgccatcgagctcccgctgcacagcctcctcaccaacaacggagagcagagcctggaaccggtcctgtgtgctaggtacccccaagcagaagggttacagacatggtaacgggttccatgggaccggtacgctttcgtggtagtggaaacactgatataagcgaaccgttctgaaccgacccgtaccgggttgcatagtggaaacgaggctataGGCTCAGGTGGTAGGGAGGTCTTTACCCAACCATTATGTTGGTGGTTCGTGTCCACGTGCTGATATGTCCTTGGCAAGACACTGATGCCTACATTGTCCCCAATGCGCTACTAGTGTGGGATTTTAGAGAAAAGAGGCGCTGCATTCTGTATATAGTGCATGTGAATAAATGCTGTATGAGTGTCTGTTCAGATGGGGGAATGAGAAGCGCATGTAGAACTTAAACAAGATCTAAAAGctgctatatatatatttgctaCTATATTCATCAAACTCTGTGACCCATCTGTTGAGGAAATTATACAATGGAGGAGTAGCTTCTTGCATTCTATTATTGTGGAAGCACACGATGGGATAACACTAGTACACACTGATTTAGAATTAGGCTTTAAGCCATATGCCAATTCCATCTACCAAGGAAGACCTCAGGAAATCAGACATTCTTCATCGGCTATCAGTGTGCTACCAACAAAACACTAAAATCTGAGGGTCTTACCCTAGATTtagaataaacaaaacaaacagacattTACATGAGTTGTAAATATTTCAAACATGATCCTTAAAATGTTTATAGAGTGTTTGAATGACCATAAAGAGATTTGAAGGGTTTCAGTTTTTAACATTTTGGCTCCAGATTGTTTCACCTAACTGCAGCAGACTCATGGAAGATTGACGACATGTACCACTACGAGAAGGGGAAGTTGAGACATTGAATAGTCACCCATTTTGCTTCACTGACTGTGTGAATCATTTCATCATTATTGTCCCTGATCAGAGGTGCTGTTTCAGATGCAATTTGTCCATTTGAGATTAAATGGAATTTATTCTAAGGGGTGAGAACAGCAGTAGCACAGAAAGCTGGTATTAGTCAAACTGACCTCTCTACAGGCTGTGGGCTGGATGAACTCCCGGTAGATCTCCTCTGCCCTCCAGCGAAGGTTGTCTGCTGATGCTGTAGACCTAAAGTCTTCACATGCAAGCCAGAACTCAATGTTTTCCTgactgaactcagactgcaggaaAGAATGGAACGCTGCTAAGTACTctgggaagagaaaaaaatttaTGTAATCAATTACATACTACAATTGTgtaaaaaaatcccttttttaAATTCATCAGGAGGATCATGAGAATGAAACGTAACACTTCTTACTTTTATCTGTCAGCAATTTTTCCATAGACTGATGAAGTTTATGATCAGCTTTCCAACTATAACAAAGAGAGTTTTGACTTTTAATTTTCAATCTAAACAATCACAGGATTATAGAAATAACTAACTAGTGCAGCATCCTACCTCAGGTTTGGAGGATATACTTCATGATTTATTTGTTGCTCTGAGAGGCACTGGATGTCCTTCTTTCGCCTCTTCCGAGTTAGTACAATATCAATCCTGCGAAACAAATCAAGCTCCACTGAAAACAATGTAATGTAGTTTCACACTATAACAATAAGTAAATGTAAATCATTACTATGTATCATTAGTCTGTATAGCTTACCTTCTGGGCCGTTTCATATTTGGCATCAGTTCTTTAATATCATAAAAGCGAATCTTTGAAAACAAGAGTTTAGGCATTTTAACATTCCTTGGAGTGTGCTGCGAAGAGATGATAGTGTAGATAGTATTGTTCCCTTCTGAGCTTGGTTTTAACCTGATCGAGAGGATTTAGCCACTATGACGCTGAGGGCCTGCTGATGCAGGTATCCAAATACCTTTTGAGTAGCATAATAAGTACTACTGACAAGACTCAGCCTATGTCGTCACTGACTCACAGCTGTAAAATTCCAGGAGGAAAAGGAAAGTTTCTAGGGAAAGCTCTGCTTTCCATGTGCTTATCCATGTGTTTATACACATGGATATTATACTTTTTAGATTCTTTGAGACGGAAATTAAAAGGTCACAAAGAAGGAAATACTAAAACTCATTGGACCAGAACTCACTCGGTGATATAAAATGATATGCTTTTATGTCATCTTTTAGGCTTAAATATGTTGTGAAAGGAGCTTTACAAAGAATATGTTTACATGAATAACAATATGTTGACCGGTAAATAGTACAAAACTCCATTCATAGTTTGGTTTCCATGTTAGAGAGCATAGTCTGAATAATAACACATTCCTCACTTACGTCCATATTCTTTAAAACATGAAACCTTATTTGAGCTTTTCCCTCATCCCAAAAGTATCTTTTCTCTATCTCTCATGAGTCCTTCCATGACTCTCTAAGCTTGGTTTATGTGTCATAAAGTGGCAGTGTGTGCTACAAAGTATTGCGAGAACTCCGCTAGGGCATGATGGTGGGATTAAAGTGTATACATGTCTACAAATGTAACTAAGACCAGAATTTTCCCCATAGAATGATAATTACTCACTCTGAAGATGATCTTATTGAGTTAGAGGTAATCAAAAGCATCTAATGTAGAATAATTGTTCTATTTAGTTACATTCAGAACATTGCAGAGCATATTAACATACCCATTCACATCCTCACTCACTCAGTGGTGGCGCTGCTGCCGTAATAAAAGCACAGCGTTCCTTTGAGAAGCAACTTAAGGCTCAAAGGGTATTTGTGGAAGGGACTGAACTACCAACCCTGTGATTAGAGGACATTCAGCTCTACATACTGAGCCATGGCCACCCGAAAAAGTATTCAACTTCAACTTTATTCGTGAagcacttttcaaacaaaaatgGAAACCAAATGGCTTTACATGGCAGAATGTTGGGAATTGCTCACTCAGGGCAATTGCTCCGACCAATCAAAAGTGGCTGCACTTTTTGAGATGGGGAGGAGGGGGTCGTCTGTTTTTTAGACATATTAATAGTCAGAGGCAAATAGCCCCCCACTAACGATTCCACGAAAAGTTACAAAAGTTAACCAAAAAAACATTATTCCTTTCATGTTCATTTCTGTTCACTGAGCTTTCTTGTTTTCCACACCTTTGCTTTGGTTGACATATTCTGACAGATGCCACAGTAGCTTTTTGCATGTCAACCTTGCAAACACCATGCTGTTGCTGTAAACCCACCAAATGAAAAACTAAAATTCATCCAATAAACTCACATTTCACCACTGTGCATCTTAGCCAGTGGATTCCATCCTGCACATTATTTTCCAGATAGgctcccgttttttttttttttatgaataagGGCCAATTGCATTAAACCATTAGCAGAAAATTCTGCCACTCAGATCCTACAATCATAGGCACCACAACTATCAGCAATGTGTAAAGTGAATTACcacaaactgcaaaaaaaaaagtatgcgcatagaaactaaaacatgttaTGAGTCACATGTGGACATTTGCACTGAAAGAGGCAGGAAGTTTGCAGCAAAGAATCTGTATTGAAACTAAAAAAATGTCCCAGACAGTTCTTGGAACAGCTCCTGTTGTGAAGATATGTCTTTACTGACATACATACATGTTGTTCTATAATGTGTAAAATACTTTgatacacacatatatgtatgtTGTTTGTAATAAttatgttgatgaagattctcagtcatccaggacATGGTAATAagagttttttttgtcagaattATACATGCAAGACACTCTTGTCCCATTTTGCAAAAAGAAATTGCACTCTACAAAGCTTTTGCTCTTGTTTGTTTGGATGGGCAATGTTAACGTGTGCAtgtgtatttgtttgtgtgtggtaTTCCTCAGGATCCCCTCAGGGTTCTTGTTGTCAGGTATGCTGGTATTTTTGTGGTTAGGATAATGCTGTAGTGGGTTTATTTCAAACTTTCCACTCTAGAATGACAAGAGCTGCATTGAATGCACGTGCAAGGCTGTGGATTAGATTAGTGGCCAACACCCTTAATATTGCATGCATGATTAAACTTTACTTTCACATGAGTATGTGGGAAAGTTTAGTGGATGCAAATCATTTTGGTCACTAAGCACTGTGTTATTGTGATAAGTTAATTGAGATTATAAAAAGTCAGCAAAATTGATCATGTTTACTTGATTTTTATTgtttcaaaatcaaatcaaatcaaatttatttatataacacattttatgtacaaacggttcaaagtgctttacattaaataaaagcattgcagcagggagtggaagaagcattaaaaatacataaaatcatttaaattaatttaaaaacaagcaacagtcaagataagttaaaagatactgtgcagatttcatgcatagacacatgagaaaagaaatgtctttaacctggatttaaaaatgtctacatttggtgaaagtttaatctccactggcagtttgttccaattgtttgcagcataacagctaaatgctgcttctccatgtttagtctggactctggactggaccagctgacctgagtccttggatctaagagctctgctgggtttatattctctgaacatatcacagatgtattttgggcctaaaccgttctgggatttttaaaccatcagcaggcttttaaaatctattctgtgactgactggaagccagtgtaaagattttaaaactggtgtgatgtgttcagatctcttagtccgggttaaaactctagcagcagcgttctggatgagctgcagatgtttaatgctcttttatttatgtttatgaaattaagcaattttttttaaagtacacTATTTCTAACCATTAGAAATGTAGCATTACTGCTAAATTAGGTTAAACGGCATGAATTTATCTAGACACTTTCATGTAAATTGATTTAGAACTGCATGCTTGAACATAATGTAATATAAGCAGCAGATATTAGCATGCTCTGCTAACTAGTTTATCTACAGTGATCTTGTAAGTGAATGCCACTCATGAAAAAAACAGGGTGGGGCACTTCCACTTCCGTGGCTCCGAgtgacacttaaaaaaaacagtaaaacagtaATACAGTAAAACTCTTAGTAGACAAAAGACTATCGATGGCAGACTGCTGACAGCAAGAATAGGACACCACAAAATGAGTCATCTCAGGGTTAACAAGACAAATCAAACATTCCACTGACTCGCTGCagttgaaaaataaagataGTCATCTGACATGCGCAAGCTGATGAGCACATAATAAGTAAACATCTTAGTGAACATTCTTTTTCCACAAAAGAACAAAGCGAGTTATTTTGAGACTGGTGCTGATTGTGTTCAAAAAGAGATGACGCTCATCATTAGGTATTGTATAATGAGATCTTTGTTTGAAAGTCAGATTCATTCCATTTTTAGGGTTTCTCACATTCATTTAATGAATGGAGGCATTGATAGAAACACTATTAAGACTTGCCCACCCAATAATCATGTGTCTATTTATTGTACTGTTCACAATTCAAAATGGTATTCTATAATCTGATGTAATCTAACATGAGGTACTATGTTTTACTCATACAGTCATAGTGAAAAACATCTTTCTGGTTTGGGGTTTTTATGATAGACAAATCATTGACAGGTCAGTGATCTCTCTAGTATAAAACTGTGGGCTACATATGAACTAAAATAATTTGATTAATAAAATGCCCGTGTTCTGCTTATTTACTAGAAGTTACTATTTTAAAATCCAAATTCATTTCAATGTGACAGAATTTACTACTATAATTGATATCCCTGAATTGATTAACACATTATTCAGGtgttttgttggttttgttggtTACTTTGTGTTTAGGTTGGTTTATTTAGAGTTCTTTAAATTAATCATTGGTTTTGAAAACTTTATTGTGAGTGATCTCCACAAGTACGTTTGCTTGCAACCTGCAGTTTACCATCAAACTTATCCAACTTTATTCAAATCAAATTCTGCCCATATCCGGTTCAACTGATTCAGGGGCAGAGATAATGGTTAGTCAGTTTGGCTTCTAAGGTAACACGGTGAATGACTTGGATATGGGTGGAGCTGGATAGTTCAGCTCTACCTTTCCGTAGGTCGCAGCAAGAAGCTGCTTGTTGACCAAGATTTTTTTTGCATATCCTGCTTCGAGTAAATGTAAGATTTCCACGTAAATACCAAAGTAAACAATTCAATCAAACGCTGACAGTAAACTATCTAACCACGTATCTTCAATTTTGCACTCAGTAGTTATATTTCCTTTTAATCACCGTTTTTCAAAGAAGCAACTTCCGTATATTTTGACTGTGCTCATAAAACCAGAATTTCCCCTGGCTGTCAGCAATATCCCCCTTTCATCAGTCAACTGTATAACACCAACCTTTGCATGTTTTCAGAGAAACTATTGGGAAATTAATATTACATAATAATGGAAAATCATGAAATATTTCAACAGCTTAAGCTTTACTGTTGACAGGAAGTGAGCCTTGAGAGATGTTAAACGTTGACATTATAGTAAGATACTACAGACAGCTGTACACCATAGAGACATATTGCACTTTCAGTTTTGTTTGGAGAAACATATCAGAGTTATTGGATGGAAGACTGCTTAAATGGGGGAAAGGGAACAAAGAAAACGCTGAAAACAGACACATACATGAAATAAGACTCAGAGGGACCCTTAATGAAACATGAAATCAGCCCAACTGGAGTTTGTTGAAAAGTAATCATGGTACATCATGCCTCCATCCAGATAATGATCCAGAGCATACATCTAAAAACACACAAGAAAATGTGGTGAGATGACAAGTTGCAGTTGGGTGAAGGAAATGAACAAACCTAACTTAATGGGATGGGTTGATTCAAGAGTAAAACTATCAAATGATACGAAAGACATGACATACTGATTTGTGCTATgtatgtgttaaaaaaaacatgagtatCGTCTTATAGCATTTTTTAAACTTCTGTTACAAGAGGTGATGATTATAAAAGATGAGAAAGTCCACGTTAGGAGGCGTGAGAGGTTTGCTAATGGAGTTGCGGATGTCACCATCATCCAAGAAAGCAGAGTTTGTCCCCTGTCTGACCTTTTACTGCCTCCCTTTGttttaaacttcaaaacacTTTCGCTTTCTGTCAGCTTgcacacttcattttcactccgttatttggttaggtttaggcattacAAAATGAAGTGGTGTAGAATGAGGAAAATGTCATGGCTTGCCTTAAAATAGACCCTTATCACATACACCGCATGTTACAGATCTCCTTTTTCTGGTGTATCAGGTGACGAGAGGGAGTAACGCTTCTGTTTTGATAGATATGAACTCGGGTATGGTAGATTGTATTTGAGACAAACTGGATTGCTGTGTGTGTATTTCA contains:
- the LOC142400771 gene encoding regulator of G-protein signaling 21, with protein sequence MPKLLFSKIRFYDIKELMPNMKRPRRIDIVLTRKRRKKDIQCLSEQQINHEVYPPNLSWKADHKLHQSMEKLLTDKKYLAAFHSFLQSEFSQENIEFWLACEDFRSTASADNLRWRAEEIYREFIQPTACREINVDHHVREKIKKSLETPSLSCFDEAQKHVYLLMQRDSCPRFLHSDAYLSLKRKSKTLWYI